The following are encoded together in the Thermococcus sibiricus MM 739 genome:
- a CDS encoding P-II family nitrogen regulator, whose product MKKIEAIVREEEFDRVHKALKQMGIVPMTAYPVKGRGVQGGVPPYELMPKMKIEIVVKDEDVEKVVNVIIQNARRGIPGDGKIFILPVYEAIRIRTEERGNEALY is encoded by the coding sequence ATGAAAAAAATTGAAGCAATTGTTAGGGAAGAGGAGTTTGATAGGGTTCATAAGGCCCTAAAACAAATGGGTATAGTCCCTATGACAGCTTATCCAGTTAAAGGTAGGGGTGTACAAGGAGGGGTGCCCCCTTATGAGCTTATGCCAAAAATGAAAATTGAGATTGTCGTTAAGGATGAAGATGTTGAGAAGGTTGTTAATGTGATAATCCAGAATGCAAGAAGGGGCATCCCGGGGGATGGCAAAATATTCATTCTACCGGTTTATGAAGCAATAAGGATAAGAACGGAGGAGAGAGGAAACGAAGCCCTTTACTGA
- the thrC gene encoding threonine synthase encodes MVLKCIECGRKYDENDLRYRCECGGLLEVVTDLDRAEDVFDGKNVTLWKYKSWLPVKSRVSLNEGGTPLYKLKNLEKGFGVEIYAKNEGANPTGSFKDRGMTVGVSKALELGMDKVICASTGNTSASLAAYAARAGIKAYVLVPSGKIALGKLAQAIIYGARVVPVRGNFDDALRVVVEASAKLGVYMLNSINPFRLEGQKTIALEIYDQLGFVPDNIVLPVGNAGNISAIWKGFKELYEKGITEKLPRMMGIQAEGASPLVRAWKTGEKFKPIEKPETVATAIRIGNPANWPKAWRAVKESGGLFESVSDEEILQAQQLLASKEGLFVEPASAASLAGLIKLLEIGEVDRSESYVLITTGHGLKDPNVVLNRFTLPEPIEPTLDAFKEVIR; translated from the coding sequence ATGGTTTTGAAGTGTATTGAGTGTGGAAGAAAATATGACGAAAATGACCTCCGCTACCGCTGTGAGTGTGGTGGGCTACTTGAGGTCGTCACGGACCTCGATAGAGCAGAGGACGTCTTCGACGGCAAGAATGTAACGCTGTGGAAATACAAGAGTTGGCTACCAGTTAAGAGCAGGGTTTCGCTGAATGAAGGTGGAACACCACTCTACAAGCTCAAGAACCTTGAAAAGGGCTTTGGTGTCGAAATATATGCCAAAAACGAAGGAGCAAACCCTACGGGTTCTTTTAAGGATAGAGGGATGACAGTTGGCGTCTCCAAAGCCCTAGAACTCGGTATGGACAAGGTGATATGTGCATCCACTGGCAATACATCAGCGTCTTTGGCAGCTTACGCAGCGAGGGCGGGGATTAAAGCTTATGTCCTAGTGCCTAGCGGAAAGATAGCTCTTGGAAAGCTTGCACAGGCTATAATTTACGGAGCCAGGGTTGTACCTGTAAGAGGCAACTTTGACGATGCACTCAGAGTTGTAGTGGAAGCGAGCGCAAAGCTTGGTGTTTACATGCTCAATTCCATAAACCCCTTTAGGCTGGAAGGTCAGAAGACAATAGCACTAGAGATTTATGACCAACTCGGTTTCGTACCCGACAACATCGTCCTACCCGTTGGAAATGCAGGTAACATCTCGGCAATTTGGAAGGGGTTCAAGGAGCTTTACGAGAAAGGAATAACGGAGAAACTCCCGAGAATGATGGGGATACAGGCAGAAGGCGCATCCCCTCTCGTGAGGGCTTGGAAAACAGGGGAGAAGTTTAAACCTATCGAAAAGCCGGAGACCGTTGCAACCGCCATAAGAATAGGCAACCCTGCCAACTGGCCCAAGGCATGGCGTGCCGTCAAAGAATCAGGGGGGCTATTTGAAAGCGTAAGCGACGAGGAAATACTCCAGGCTCAACAACTACTGGCGAGTAAAGAAGGCCTGTTTGTTGAACCCGCATCCGCTGCATCACTGGCAGGACTTATAAAGCTTCTTGAGATAGGTGAGGTTGATAGAAGTGAAAGCTATGTTCTCATAACGACAGGTCACGGGTTGAAGGATCCAAATGTTGTTCTCAACAGGTTCACACTTCCTGAGCCAATAGAACCAACACTTGATGCGTTTAAAGAGGTGATACGATGA
- the asd gene encoding aspartate-semialdehyde dehydrogenase, with amino-acid sequence MKVAVLGATGMVGRTFVKLLEGHPWFEVEKLVASERSAGIRYGELVEDSPEEFRDFEVISLEDFLKDPGVDLVFNALPASLAGDVEERLAKDIPIFTNARVHRYDDDVPILVPEVNPEHLRLTEVQRERKGWNGFIVTNPNCSTAILAVSLAPLRDFGIKRVHVATMQAISGAGFFGLSALAIHDNVIPFISGEEWKIENESRKILGKIENGRIKPALFEVSAIATRVPVLHGHTEAVFIELEHGSTEKIKEAFESFDPLKSLSLPSYEKPLVYTEVPQPRFHRERGKGLTVTVGRVEGSDSAFKYVITGHNLVRGAAGGSLLNAELAKKLGYI; translated from the coding sequence ATGAAGGTAGCTGTTCTTGGAGCGACTGGCATGGTTGGAAGAACCTTCGTGAAACTTCTAGAGGGCCATCCATGGTTTGAAGTTGAGAAACTCGTAGCATCGGAGCGTTCGGCAGGAATTCGATATGGTGAACTGGTCGAGGATTCTCCAGAGGAGTTCAGAGATTTTGAGGTCATTTCCTTGGAAGACTTCCTCAAAGATCCGGGAGTTGACCTCGTTTTCAATGCTCTTCCGGCTTCTCTGGCTGGGGATGTTGAGGAGAGACTCGCTAAAGACATTCCCATTTTTACCAACGCGAGGGTTCACCGCTATGACGACGACGTGCCGATACTGGTTCCTGAAGTCAACCCAGAGCACTTGAGGCTTACCGAGGTTCAGCGTGAGAGGAAAGGCTGGAATGGTTTCATAGTAACGAACCCGAACTGTTCCACGGCGATCTTGGCCGTATCTCTCGCTCCTCTCAGAGATTTTGGGATAAAAAGGGTTCACGTGGCTACAATGCAAGCCATAAGCGGTGCAGGATTTTTCGGCCTTTCAGCGCTGGCAATTCACGACAATGTGATTCCCTTCATAAGTGGCGAGGAATGGAAGATTGAGAACGAGAGCAGAAAAATTCTTGGAAAGATTGAGAATGGAAGGATAAAACCAGCGCTCTTCGAAGTCTCTGCAATAGCGACACGTGTCCCAGTTCTGCATGGCCACACGGAGGCCGTTTTTATAGAACTTGAGCACGGAAGTACTGAGAAGATAAAGGAAGCTTTTGAGTCCTTTGATCCGCTGAAAAGTCTCAGTCTGCCGAGCTACGAAAAACCCCTTGTTTACACTGAAGTTCCCCAGCCGAGGTTTCACCGTGAGAGAGGAAAGGGGTTAACCGTAACCGTGGGAAGAGTGGAGGGGAGTGACTCGGCTTTTAAGTACGTGATTACCGGTCACAACCTTGTTCGCGGGGCCGCGGGAGGGTCTCTGCTCAATGCAGAACTGGCAAAGAAACTGGGATATATCTAA